In the genome of Aptenodytes patagonicus chromosome 18, bAptPat1.pri.cur, whole genome shotgun sequence, one region contains:
- the LOC143168728 gene encoding beta-1,4-galactosyltransferase galt-1-like, with product MLHCGKKHICGGVACIFFGSILICSWKDLQLQNNITRKFFPQATTASPAGQLCRGKPAQNAITALKDNRTFIISPYFDDRESKVTRVIGIVHHEDVKQLYCWFCCPPDGKIYVSKAKIDVHSDRFGFPYGAADIVCLEPENCDPTHVSIHQSPHGNIDQLPRFEIKNRKAETFSVDFTVCISAMFGNYNNVLQFIQSMEMYKILGVQKVVIYKNNCSHLMEKVLKFYVEEGSVEIIPWPINSHLKVSSKWHFSMDAKDIGYYGQITALNDCIYRNMQRSKFVVLNDADEIILPLKHPDWKSMMSSLQEQNPGTGIFLFENHIFPETISSHMFNISSWNTVPGVNILQHVHREPDRKDVFNPKKMIVDPRKVIQTSVHSVLRAYGNSVNVPMDVALIYHCRVPLQGNLPRESLIRDTTLWRYNSSLVMNVNKVLYQTVL from the coding sequence ATGTtacactgtggaaaaaaacatatttgtggtggtgttgcatgtattttttttggAAGCATTTTAATCTGCTCCTGGAAAGATCTTCAGCTACAGAATAACATAACTAGAAAATTCTTCCCCCAGGCAACAACTGCCAGTCCAGCAGGTCAGCTTTGTAGGGGAAAACCTGCTCAAAATGCAATAACAGCATTAAAAGATAACAGAACTTTTATTATATCCCCATACTTTGATGACAGAGAAAGCAAAGTCACTCGTGTGATTGGGATTGTTCATCATGAAGATGTAAAACAACTATACTGCTGGTTCTGCTGTCCACCCGATGGAAAGATATATGtatcaaaagcaaaaattgaTGTTCACTCAGATAGATTTGGATTTCCTTATGGTGCAGCAGATATAGTTTGTTTGGAACCCGAAAACTGTGATCCAACACATGTATCAATTCATCAGTCTCCACATGGAAATATTGACCAGCTGCCAAGGTTTGAAATTAAAAACCGCAAGGCTGAGACCttttctgttgacttcactgTATGCATCTCTGCCATGTTTGGAAATTACAACAACGTTTTGCAGTTTATACAGAGTATGGAAATGTACAAGATTCTTGGGGTACAGAAAGTGGTGATCTATAAGAACAACTGCAGCCATCTGATGGAGAAAGTCTTGAAGTTTTATGTGGAAGAAGGATCTGTAGAGATAATTCCCTGGCCAATAAACTCACACCTCAAGGTTTCTTCTAAATGGCACTTTTCTATGGATGCAAAAGACATTGGCTACTATGGACAAATCACAGCTCTAAATGACTGTATATACCGTAACATGCAGAGAAGCAAGTTTGTGGTTCTTAATGATGCTGATGAAATAATTCTTCCCCTTAAGCACCCAGACTGGAAATCAATGATGAGCAGTCTTCAGGAGCAAAACCCAGGGACTGGCATTTTCCTCTTTGAGAACCATATCTTCCCAGAAACCATATCTAGTCACATGTTCAACATTTCATCCTGGAATACTGTGCCAGGTGTTAACATATTACAGCATGTTCACAGAGAGCCTGACAGGAAAGATGTTTTTAATCCCAAGAAAATGATAGTTGATCCACGAAAGGTGATTCAGACTTCAGTCCACTCTGTCCTACGTGCTTATGGGAACAGTGTGAATGTTCCCATGGATGTTGCCCTCATTTATCACTGTCGGGTGCCCCTTCAAGGAAACCTTCCCAGAGAATCCCTCATCAGGGATACAACACTGTGGAGATATAACTCATCATTAGTCATGAATGTTAACAAGGTGCTATATCAAACCGTACTGTAA